A region of the bacterium genome:
ACTACCTCGCGGCTCTCGATCGCGAACTCGACACCGATCCGACCGACACCGATTCGCCGTTCTGACGAGAAACCAGCACTCGCGCGCGACCACGGCTAGATGATCAGATTTCTACGGTTTCTCGTGATCGCCAACAGCTGGGATCTCGGAGCGATGATCACCCACCGCTTCCCGCTGACGGACTTCGCGGAGGCTTTGCGGACTGCGCAAGATCCCGAGGCCAGCGGAAAAGTCATGATCGAGATCGGGGAGGCCGGTGCATGAGTGTCCGCTACGGAATGAACCTGCTGCTGTGGACCGACGATCCCACCCAGGAATCCCTGCTACCTCTCTACGAGCGCCTCGCGGCCATGGGCTTCGATGGGTTGGAGCTCCCGATCTTGAGCGGCGAGCCCGAAACCTACGCCAGCCTCGGGCGTCGCCTCGCCGACCTCGGGCTTGCCTGCACCGCGGTGGCCATCTGCAACGACGAGAGTGATCCGATCTCGCCGAACGCGGCCGTGCGAAACGCGGCACGCGAGGGACTCCACCACGCCATCGATTGCGCCGAAGCCGCCGGCGCCGAGCTGCTCGGTGGCCCTTTGTACGCCGCCATCGGTCGCTTCTCTGGCAATGGACCCACCCAGGAAGAATGGGATCACAGCCTGGAAGTGCTAGGCGACGCCGCGGATCACGCGGAGCGCGCAGGCTTGCACCTGGCCTTCGAGTTCCTGAACCGCTTCGAGATCTACCTGCTGAACACGGCCGGAGACGCGACCCGCTACGCGCAAGAACTCGGCCGCACGAACGTCGGCGTACACTACGACACCTTTCATGCGCACATCGAAGAAAAAGATCCGGGAGATGCGATCCGCAAGGCCGGACCCGCAATCCGTCATGTGCACATTTCAGAGAACGACCGCGGCACACCGGGCACCGGTCAGGTGCATTGGAGCGACAGCTTCGATGCTCTTGCAGCCATCTCGTACGACGGCTGGCTGACGATCGAGGCCTTCGGCTCGGCCCTCCCGAGCCTGGCCGCGGCCACCAAGATCTGGCGCCGCACCTTCGACGACGAGGAAAGCCTGGCTCGCGACGGCCTGGCGTTCATGAAAGGCGCGTGGGAGCGTCGGACCAGCGGAGGAAGCAAGTGAGCACCACGGCCTTCGAGCCTGAGTTCATGCGGATCGGCGTACTGACGGCGGCTCTTCAGGAGTTGACGCCACGAGAGCGTCGCGACCCGGATCCGGACCTGGCGATCGAAGAATGGCTGGAGTTCGCCGCTGAGCTCGATGTGGAATGCATCCAACTGGCATCGGCACTCCACCCGGATGAATCCGACATCCCCCCGGAGGCGATGCTCGACCCGGTGGCCAATACCCTGGATCTCCGCGCACCCTTCGATGCGGAGCGCGCGCGTCGCGTTCGAGCGGCAACGAGCGCAACGGGCGTCGGCATCGCCGACCTCGGTTTCTTCGACAACATGCTTCATGAGGAAGCGAAGATCCGCGCCGAGAAACACGCGTTCCTGCTGCGTGTATTCGATGCGGCGGTGCTCCTGGGTGTGCCCGCCGTGTGTGGGTTCGTCGGCCGCAACCAGAAGCTCTCGATGGACCAGAACCTCCAGGATTTCGAGGAGAGCTTCATCCCGTTGCTTCGGGAAGCCAAGGCCCGTGGGCTCGAATTCCGCATCGAGCAATGCCCGATGCCGGGCTGGACCACGGGCGACGCTTTCCACAACAACATCGCCTACGCACCGGGCACCTGGGTCGCACTCCATCGAATCTGCGAGAAACACGGCGTCGGCGACCAGTTGCGCGTTCACTATGACCCATCCCATGCGATTCTCATGGGCCAGGACACCCGCGCGATCTTCCAATGGCTGAAGGAAGAAGGTTACGGATTCTTGATCTCCGGATTTCACGTCAAGGGCCAGGTCATCGATTCACGCGGTGTCGCCGCCTGGGGATACGGAGGGCAGACCGTCGAGCGGGGCGATTGGGTCGACGGCGTGCCCTCGGCAAACCCCGCCGACCAGGCCAACGCCTGGAAGAAACAGACGGTTCTCTGTGAGCACGAACTCCCGGGCACCGCGCGCCACGACCCGCTCGCCTACCTGCAGAACCGGAGCGTCGATTGGCTGGATCATCAGCTCGCGGCGCGAGAACTTCTCGACCTGGACGTGGCGAAGACTCCGCTGATCGTCGAGCACGAATACCCGCCCGCCCGCGTACAAGAAAAGGATGCGCTGCTGCCGATTCTCAAGGGATCCATCGCCTTCACCCGCCATATCGACCGGGCCGCCGCGAGCATGTTCGCCCTCCACCGGAACGTCCTTCCCGCTCAGGACATTCCGGTCCAGGGCATCGGCCGCCAGGCCTACCGGAGCTAGACGATGGCAACCCCGAAGCTCCGCATCGCCATGATTGGCTACCAGTTCATGGGCCGCACCCACTCGAACGCCTGGCGCCAGGTCGCTCGTTTCTTCGACACGCCCTTCGAGCCCGTCTTGCAGGTGGTCTGCGGCCGCAACGAGGCAGATGTCTCAGCCGCCGCGAGAAAGCTCGGCTTCGAATCGCATGCGACCTCATGGCAAGAAGTCGTCGCCCGAGACGACATCGATGCGGTGGACATCTGCACACCCGGCGATTTCCATTTTCCGATCGTCATGGCCGCTGCAGAAGCCGGGAAGTCCATCCTATGCGAGAAACCCCTGGCCAACGAACTCCAGGAAGCCGAGCAGATGCTAGGTGCAGCCGAAAAGGCCGGCGTCGTTCACATGCTGTGCCACAACTACCGCCGCGCTCCCGCAGTGCAGCTTGCGAAGCGGTTGATCGATGAGGGTCGCCTCGGGCGCATCCACCACTACCGCGGCACCTATCTGCAGGATTGGATCGTCGATCCGAAGTTTCCTCGCGTGTGGCGCCTCGAGAAGGCGCGGGCCGGCAGCGGTGCGCTGGGCGATATCGCCTCTCACTCTCTCGATCTCGCGCGTTTCCTGGTAGGCGAGATCCGCGAGGTTTCGGGCCTGCTCGAGACCTTCGTCACGGAACGCCCCCTGGAAGACGGCAGCGGTCGCGGGCCGGTGGATGTGGACGACGCGGCACTCGCACTACTGCGCTTCGAGAACGGCGCGATTGGAACGGTCGAAGGCACGCGTTTCGCTCCCGGCCGCAAGAACCACAACCGGTTCGAGATCAACGGCAGCAAGGGCTCTCTGGCCTTCGACCTCGAGCGGATGAACGAGCTCGAACTCTACGAAGAAGACGGAAGCGAGAGCGGCTTCCGCACCATCCTCGCTACCGACCCGAGCCACCCCTACGTCTCGGCCTGGTGGCCGCCGGGCCACATCATCGGCTACGAGCACACCTTCATTCACACCGTGCTGGATTTCATGCGCGGGATCGAAACGGGCCGGTCACCCGAACCCAACTTCGAGGACGGCGTGAAGAACCAACGCTTGCTGGATACGATCGAGCGATCCCACACGAGCCGCGGCTGGGAGCAGGTATGAAGACGATTCTCGGGCGGGCGTGCATCAGTCTGCTCGCCCTCATCTTCTGCCTGCCGACCAGCGGTTGCTGGCAGACGGACTACGGAATCTCGGCTTGGGAGGTCGTTGTCATTGCTGTCCAGATGGGCCCCAGGGCCATCTGGTGTGCCGTCGTCGGATGCCCGACGGAACTCATCGACGGCATGGTCGAGCTGCCCTTCGAAGAGGGGCTCCTGCCTTCCGTTCCCGTGGCGATCGATGTCGACGAATGGGGCCGCGTGTATGTCGCCGAGGGCGAGCGCATGAACCAGGGAGGTGTGGAGGACAACCGTTTCACGCCGGACGGCTGGCTACTCGATGATCTGGCCGCCCATAGCGTTGCCGACCGACGCGCCTACTACGAAAAATGGGCAAAGACCGAGCACTACGCCGAGAACCACTTCACCGGAAAGGCCGATCGACTCATACGCCTCGTGGATTCGGACGGCGACGGATTGGCCGATCGGGTCGATGAGGTCGCTCGTTTCGACGATTGGACCGACGGGTTGATCGCGGGTGTGCTCGCTCATGACGGCGACGTCTACGTCACCGAGATCCCCAGCGTCTATCGACTTCGGGATGAAGATGGCGACGGGAGTGCCGAGGTACGCGAGACGCTCTCCACGGGCTACGGCGTCAAGACCTCCCTGGTCGGCCATGACATGCATGGCCTCGTCTGGGGGCCGGACGGCAAGATCTATTGGTCGATCGGCGACCGGGGCTACAACGTGACGACCCGCGAAGGCCGCCACTTCGTCCCGAGCATGGGGCCCGGACGGGGCGCCGTCCTGCGCATGAATCCGGACGGCAGCGAGGTCGAAATCTTTTCGACCGGCGTGCGAAACCCGCAAGAGCTGGCGTTCGACGACTACGGGAACCTCTTCACCGGCGACAACAACGGTGACGGCGGAGACAGGGCGCGGCTCGTCTACCTGGTGGACGGAGGCGAGACCGGTTGGGCCATGCCCTACCAGACCTTGATCGACGACTACGTGCGCGGGCCGTGGAATGCGGAACGCCTCTGGGAGCTCGAGCACGAGGGCCAGCCGGCCTGGGTGCTGCCTCCCGTGGCCTACGTAGCCGTCGGGCCCGCGGGCTTCGCCGCCTATCCGGGCGCCGGCCTTCCCGAACGCTACCGGGGCCACCTCTTCCTGTGCGACTACCGCTACCAGACCTCCGTCAGCGGCGTCTTGTCCTTCGCTGTGGAGCCTTCCGGTGCAAGCTTCGAGATGGTCGACGAGCATATGTTCATCGGAAATCTGCTCGCGACCGATGTGGATTTCGCCTACGACGGCCGGATCTTCGTCTCCCAATTCGACCAGTTCGGCGGCGGCCAGTCGGTGAAGACCTTCCGACACGAGCTCGCCGAGACCGATCCCGCAGTGGCCGAAGTGGCCCGCCTCGCGAAAGAGGGTATGCGAGATCGGTCTACGGCCGAGCTATCCGATTTGCTGGGCCATGCGGACCGACGCGTTCGGCTGCGCGCACAATTCGAGCTGGCCCGCCGCGGAGATGCAGCGCCTTTCGCGGCGTTGGCATTGAATGACGCCACCCCCTTGCTGCCACGCCTGCATGCCGTCTGGGGGCTCGCACAGCTCGGAGCGGCCGCGTTGGAAGACGCAGGAGTTCGCGAGTTGCTGAATCACGAAGCCTCGCCCAGCGAACTGCGTGCCCAACTCGCCAAGGTGGCCGGCGATGCCGGCGCTGCGGGATACGAGCCCCTCCTGATCGCTGCGCTCGAAGACGCGGAGCCGCGCGTCCGGTTCTTCGCCGCTCAATCCCTGGGAAGGCTGGGGGCCGCCTCCGCCATCGATCCGCTGATCGCGATGCTGCGCACCAACGCGGACACCGACGTGCACCTCCGCCATGCGGCCTCCTTCGCGCTCTTCCGAATCGGCGATCTCGACGCAGTTCTCCTCCACGCAGACGATGCGTCGGCAGCCGTGCGGCTCGGGGTCCTGCTAGCCCTCCGCCACGCTGGGGACCCGCGGATCCAGCGATTCCTCGAAGACGCGGAACCCTTCCTCGTGCTCGAGGCCGCCCGGGC
Encoded here:
- a CDS encoding TIM barrel protein; the encoded protein is MSTTAFEPEFMRIGVLTAALQELTPRERRDPDPDLAIEEWLEFAAELDVECIQLASALHPDESDIPPEAMLDPVANTLDLRAPFDAERARRVRAATSATGVGIADLGFFDNMLHEEAKIRAEKHAFLLRVFDAAVLLGVPAVCGFVGRNQKLSMDQNLQDFEESFIPLLREAKARGLEFRIEQCPMPGWTTGDAFHNNIAYAPGTWVALHRICEKHGVGDQLRVHYDPSHAILMGQDTRAIFQWLKEEGYGFLISGFHVKGQVIDSRGVAAWGYGGQTVERGDWVDGVPSANPADQANAWKKQTVLCEHELPGTARHDPLAYLQNRSVDWLDHQLAARELLDLDVAKTPLIVEHEYPPARVQEKDALLPILKGSIAFTRHIDRAAASMFALHRNVLPAQDIPVQGIGRQAYRS
- a CDS encoding Gfo/Idh/MocA family oxidoreductase — translated: MATPKLRIAMIGYQFMGRTHSNAWRQVARFFDTPFEPVLQVVCGRNEADVSAAARKLGFESHATSWQEVVARDDIDAVDICTPGDFHFPIVMAAAEAGKSILCEKPLANELQEAEQMLGAAEKAGVVHMLCHNYRRAPAVQLAKRLIDEGRLGRIHHYRGTYLQDWIVDPKFPRVWRLEKARAGSGALGDIASHSLDLARFLVGEIREVSGLLETFVTERPLEDGSGRGPVDVDDAALALLRFENGAIGTVEGTRFAPGRKNHNRFEINGSKGSLAFDLERMNELELYEEDGSESGFRTILATDPSHPYVSAWWPPGHIIGYEHTFIHTVLDFMRGIETGRSPEPNFEDGVKNQRLLDTIERSHTSRGWEQV
- a CDS encoding c-type cytochrome gives rise to the protein MKTILGRACISLLALIFCLPTSGCWQTDYGISAWEVVVIAVQMGPRAIWCAVVGCPTELIDGMVELPFEEGLLPSVPVAIDVDEWGRVYVAEGERMNQGGVEDNRFTPDGWLLDDLAAHSVADRRAYYEKWAKTEHYAENHFTGKADRLIRLVDSDGDGLADRVDEVARFDDWTDGLIAGVLAHDGDVYVTEIPSVYRLRDEDGDGSAEVRETLSTGYGVKTSLVGHDMHGLVWGPDGKIYWSIGDRGYNVTTREGRHFVPSMGPGRGAVLRMNPDGSEVEIFSTGVRNPQELAFDDYGNLFTGDNNGDGGDRARLVYLVDGGETGWAMPYQTLIDDYVRGPWNAERLWELEHEGQPAWVLPPVAYVAVGPAGFAAYPGAGLPERYRGHLFLCDYRYQTSVSGVLSFAVEPSGASFEMVDEHMFIGNLLATDVDFAYDGRIFVSQFDQFGGGQSVKTFRHELAETDPAVAEVARLAKEGMRDRSTAELSDLLGHADRRVRLRAQFELARRGDAAPFAALALNDATPLLPRLHAVWGLAQLGAAALEDAGVRELLNHEASPSELRAQLAKVAGDAGAAGYEPLLIAALEDAEPRVRFFAAQSLGRLGAASAIDPLIAMLRTNADTDVHLRHAASFALFRIGDLDAVLLHADDASAAVRLGVLLALRHAGDPRIQRFLEDAEPFLVLEAARAIHDLPISEALPALAMLSHDRLPSDDDPQSSYALHRRVIDANRSLGSEQAALALAAHAADSNHPLAMRRLALESLAEFTAPAPRELVMGFHRPLPARPVEVVHAAFDKFGSALVEGDLGGRALDVALAYDRVPLDDDELAARVADAELAPDRRIASLRALASRPEADALPAAIAIALESDPPLLRAAGRDVLGQLDPEAALEAARSLGGDAPLLERQRAFAMVASLPGSAADTYLSEAVARMAHGEFDAAVALDVLEAARQREAPDVVEALAAWDDGLAGKDAVAARPWALAGGDVQRGRSAFQGAGDCQRCHAGGGHGGQAGPELAGIGESRGAEHILRSVLEPQAEIAQGFATVAVTRLDGSIATGTLLEAEPEKVRLRAGDGSTLEIDAAEITRQTTPVSGMPPMGLALTPHQLRDLIAYVMTL
- a CDS encoding sugar phosphate isomerase/epimerase; the protein is MSVRYGMNLLLWTDDPTQESLLPLYERLAAMGFDGLELPILSGEPETYASLGRRLADLGLACTAVAICNDESDPISPNAAVRNAAREGLHHAIDCAEAAGAELLGGPLYAAIGRFSGNGPTQEEWDHSLEVLGDAADHAERAGLHLAFEFLNRFEIYLLNTAGDATRYAQELGRTNVGVHYDTFHAHIEEKDPGDAIRKAGPAIRHVHISENDRGTPGTGQVHWSDSFDALAAISYDGWLTIEAFGSALPSLAAATKIWRRTFDDEESLARDGLAFMKGAWERRTSGGSK